Proteins encoded in a region of the Quercus lobata isolate SW786 chromosome 8, ValleyOak3.0 Primary Assembly, whole genome shotgun sequence genome:
- the LOC115955921 gene encoding tetraspanin-5-like encodes MEVRPNPTADNASIPQPHHRHAVAAPPKQAANSPIPVDTSSVSQRLQKELMSLMSGCCNPPTSCDYNMATAVAQDPDCYHWNNAPDLLCYECDSCKAGVIENVRKDWHKLSVLNIVMLVFLIGIYSIGCCAFRNTKRAETEYL; translated from the exons ATGGAGGTCCGGCCCAATCCGACGGCGGACAACGCGTCGATCCCGCAGCCGCATCATCGCCATGCAGTGGCGGCTCCACCGAAACAGGCCGCCAATTCGCCTATTCCCGTCGACACATCTTCTGTTTCTCAGAG gcTTCAAAAGGAATTGATGTCTCTCATG TCTGGTTGCTGTAATCCACCAACTTCATGCGATTACAACATGGCAACAGCGGTAGCCCAAGACCCGGATTGCTACCATTGGAACAATGCGCCCGACTTGTTATGCTACGAGTGTGATTCTTGCAAGGCCGGGGTGATTGAGAATGTGAGAAAGGACTGGCACAAGCTCTCTGTTCTTAACATTGTCATGCTTGTGTTCCTTATTGGGATTTATTCAATTGGCTGCTGTGCTTTCCGAAACACAAAACGAGCTGAAACTGAATACctttag